One genomic segment of Scophthalmus maximus strain ysfricsl-2021 chromosome 3, ASM2237912v1, whole genome shotgun sequence includes these proteins:
- the si:rp71-17i16.5 gene encoding phosphatidylinositol 4,5-bisphosphate 3-kinase catalytic subunit gamma isoform isoform X1: protein MDFGLFLNQSDSLHAVDAPSEMLTLSSSENNLKFICEFKPGSGPLPGSDDCNADMDCKSVSVIIPAQCSIYQLRLRICMQAQEKNCHPDPLTILDPERYTLLYARGDDWYEAYDDCQVIRTLDIPWSRDDTGRLSAQIVVKPLVAIDSEEKKKQQQCLAYLIGHNLEKEASDRLGELTFTRRKLSSPRRQELKNRDDKLYATEPWVTCAPIPTDLQDRLNRKLPVTLHYMNKISFSIQVDFGATPDVLLKIFRRVLADQGLDDDTSDSLVLKVSGREEFLSGDYPLSDFHWVRQCLKTNQDLHLSVVPESQLVEETVQFVDWPLVDGFSGQFSSHCDLCLDGKDLDDIFMISLWDCNRKLRVKLLGFDIPNPPSKCPQAVYVEASILYGKKLLSSVSSVPKAFADEVLWNEWLEFDVLLRDLPRGAKLGFTINASAGDISPVTKDSGEGKVLYFVNLLLIDHRSVLSQGSHTLYMWTYPDQEEEAITYQADKLSSATNPDVTDSMAISFLLDRYSFPVVLPNSLNTPESYGSPTSSLSPTKSTAFSHESSSSHFSPSSTPSSTDSSSLHVNSPQGPSTDTVVLRSPSSASSTNTPCLKRFREESVRYASNLPHYLRNVDWMKRRVVKDIHWLLENWDPGDLDVTVALELLSMDFADERVRGLAVQRLESLSNDDVLKYLLQLVQTLKVEPYHDSFLARYLIQRALRSKRIGHFFFWYVRSEVAGCPYFRQRMAVILEAYLLGCGQAMIDSFTQQVQAVEALQEVAIMIKNLFPDKTDLLPTAPIRLQELLRNCNLPNEFLLPFDPRIKVGVILLDKCKVMASKKKPLWLEFSPMPSPTSATPVGIIFKEGDDLRQDMLVIQTLMVMDSIWQEKSLDLNLVPYGCISTGHNIGMIEIVRDAATIAAVQRTHRGSAGAFRNDAVFEWLKSKCPLQEIHYTTVERFVKSCAGYCVATYVLGIGDRHNDNIMITDQGNLFHIDFGHILGNRKHFLGVNRERVPFVLTPDFLYVMGRVRGRNSLYFQRFRDTCTQAYLSLRSHSRLLVTLFSLMLLTGIPELSAAEDMRYLREALQEEQGEAAAREHFLQQIAECEQLGWTVQANWWIHMVAGIK from the exons ATGGACTTTGGATTGTTCCTGAATCAGTCTGACAGTCTACATGCTGTGGACGCTCCATCAGAGATGTTGACACTAAGCTCCTCTGAGAACAATCTGAAGTTTATCTGTGAGTTTAAGCCTGGGTCTGGTCCACTACCAGGCAGTGATGATTGCAATGCCGATATGGATTGCAAGTCAGTGTCAGTCATCATCCCCGCACAGTGCAGCATCTACCAACTGCGGCTACGCATCTGTATGCAG GCCCAGGAAAAAAACTGCCATCCAGATCCACTTACAATACTTGACCCAGAGAGATACACTCTGCTATATGCCAGGGGGGATGACTGGTATGAGGCCTACGATGACTGTCAGGTTATCAGGACATTAGACATTCCATGGTCACGTGATGACACTGGCCGCTTGTCAGCACAGATAGTGGTTAAACCTTTGGTGGCAATTGattcagaggagaagaagaaacagcagcagtgtctgGCTTACCTGATTGGACACAACCTGGAGAAAGAAGCATCCGACAGACTTGGTGAGCTCACATTTACCCGCAGGAAACTGTCATCTCCAAGAAGGCAAGAGCTAAAAAATCGGGATGACAAGTTGTATGCCACAGAGCCATGGGTAACATGTGCCCCCATTCCGACTGACCTGCAGGACAGACTAAACAGGAAGCTTCCTGTCACCCTCCATTACATGAACAAGATCAGCTTCAGCATTCAGGTTGATTTTGGTGCAACGCCAGATGTTCTCCTGAAAATTTTCAGAAGAGTGTTGGCAGACCAGGGGCTTGATGATGACACATCTGATAGTCTGGTGTTAAAAGTCTCAGGGAGGGAGGAATTTCTATCTGGAGATTACCCCCTCAGCGATTTCCACTGGGTTCGACAGTGCTTGAAGACCAACCAAgacctccacctctctgtggTACCTGAGTCACAGCTTGTTGAGGAGACTGTCCAGTTTGTGGACTGGCCGCTTGTTGATGGTTTCAGTGGCCAGTTCAGCTCCCATTGTGATCTGTGCCTTGACGGGAAAGATTTGGATGACATCTTCATGATATCCTTGTGGGACTGCAACAGAAAACTCAGAGTCAAATTGCTTGGCTTTGACATCCCAAATCCTCCAAGCAAATGCCCTCAGGCCGTTTATGTTGAAGCCTCTATACTTTATGGCAAAAAGCTTCTCTCTTCAGTGTCCTCTGTTCCCAAGGCGTTTGCAGATGAAGTGCTGTGGAATGAATGGCTAGAATTTGATGTTCTCCTCAGGGATCTGCCACGTGGAGCTAAGCTGGGTTTCACCATCAATGCAAGTGCTGGTGACATCTCCCCAGTTACCAAAGACTCAGGGGAAGGGAAGGTGCTCTACTTTGTTAATCTTCTCCTCATAGATCACAG GTCTGTCCTCAGCCAGGGCTCCCACACCCTGTACATGTGGACCTACCCTGATCAGGAGGAAGAAGCCATCACCTACCAGGCAGACAAACTGTCCTCTGCTACTAACCCAGACGTAACTGACTCCATGGCTATCAGCTTCCTTCTAGACCGCTACAGTTTCCCTGTGGTTCTGCCAAATAGCCTTAATACCCCTGAAAGTTATGGCAGTCCCACCTCCAGCCTCTCCCCAACTAAATCAACTGCCTTCTCTCATGAATCGTCTTCCTCACACTTTTCACCCAGTTCCACTCCGTCCAGCACAGATTCTTCCTCTCTGCATGTGAACTCACCTCAGGGCCCCTCAACTGACACTGTGGTTCTCAGATCTCCATCCTCAGCTTCCAGCACCAACACACCTTGCCTAAAAAGGTTCCGGGAGGAGAGCGTCCGCTATGCCTCCAACCTACCCCACTACCTGCGCAATGTTGATTGGATGAAACGCAGGGTGGTTAAGGATATTCACTGGCTACTGGAAAACTGGGATCCTGGGGATCTGGATGTTACGGTGGCCCTGGAGCTGTTAAGCATGGACTTTGCTGACGAGAGGGTCAGGGGACTTGCAGTCCAGAGATTGGAAAGCCTGTCCAATGATGATGTTTTGAAGTATTTGCTACAGCTTGTGCAG ACTCTTAAAGTGGAACCTTACCATGACAGCTTCCTTGCTCGGTACCTCATCCAAAGAGCTCTACGG AGCAAGAGAATTGgccacttcttcttctggtaTGTCCGCAGTGAGGTGGCTGGCTGTCCGTACTTCCGCCAACGCATGGCGGTGATTCTGGAGGCCTACCTGCTGGGCTGCGGCCAGGCCATGATCGACAGCTTCACCCAGCAGGTCCAAGCTGTGGAGGCCCTGCAGGAGGTTGCCATAATGATTAAAAACCTCTTCCCTGACAAGACTGACCTCCTGCCTACAG CCCCAATCAGGCTTCAAGAGCTTCTTAGAAACTGTAATCTGCCAAATGAATTCCTGCTGCCCTTTGACCCCCGCATCAAAGTTGGAGTGATCCTG CTGGACAAATGCAAGGTGATGGCCTCTAAGAAGAAGCCTCTGTGGCTGGAGTTCTCTCCCATGCCGTCCCCCACCTCTGCTACACCTGTTGGGATAATCTTCAAAGAAGGGGACGACCTCAGACAGGACATGCTGGTCATTCAG ACATTGATGGTGATGGACTCTATATGGCAGGAGAAATCTCTGGACCTCAACCTTGTTCCATATGGTTGCATCTCCACTGGACACAACATAG GTATGATTGAGATTGTGAGAGATGCAGCGACCATCGCTGCAGTGCAGAGGACCCACAGAGGAAGCGCTGGCGCTTTCAGAAACGATGCTGTGTTTGAGTGGCTCAAGTCCAAGTGTCCACTCCAGGAAATT CACTACACGACTGTGGAGAGGTTTGTGAAGTCCTGCGCCGGATACTGTGTGGCCACTTATGTGCTGGGTATCGGAGATCGACACAATGACAACATCATGATCACTGACCAGG GGAACTTGTTTCACATCGACTTTGGTCACATCCTGGGGAACAGGAAGCACTTCCTTGGTGTGAACAGGGAGCGCGTACCATTCGTCCTCACACCTGACTTCCTGTATGTCATGGGCAGGGTCAGAGGTCGCAACAGCCTCTATTTTCAACGGTTCAGG GACACTTGCACCCAGGCATACCTCTCCCTGCGCTCCCATTCTCGTCTGCTGGTCACCCTGTTCTCCCTCATGCTGCTGACCGGCATCCCAGAGCTGAGCGCTGCAGAGGACATGCGATACCTGCGGGAGGCGCTCCAGGAGGAACAGGGTGAGGCAGCAGCCAGGGAGCATTTCCTCCAGCAGATCGCTGAGTGTGAGCAGCTTGGCTGGACTGTGCAGGCCAACTGGTGGATCCACATGGTGGCAGGCATCAAatga
- the si:rp71-17i16.5 gene encoding phosphatidylinositol 4,5-bisphosphate 3-kinase catalytic subunit gamma isoform isoform X2 → MLTLSSSENNLKFICEFKPGSGPLPGSDDCNADMDCKSVSVIIPAQCSIYQLRLRICMQAQEKNCHPDPLTILDPERYTLLYARGDDWYEAYDDCQVIRTLDIPWSRDDTGRLSAQIVVKPLVAIDSEEKKKQQQCLAYLIGHNLEKEASDRLGELTFTRRKLSSPRRQELKNRDDKLYATEPWVTCAPIPTDLQDRLNRKLPVTLHYMNKISFSIQVDFGATPDVLLKIFRRVLADQGLDDDTSDSLVLKVSGREEFLSGDYPLSDFHWVRQCLKTNQDLHLSVVPESQLVEETVQFVDWPLVDGFSGQFSSHCDLCLDGKDLDDIFMISLWDCNRKLRVKLLGFDIPNPPSKCPQAVYVEASILYGKKLLSSVSSVPKAFADEVLWNEWLEFDVLLRDLPRGAKLGFTINASAGDISPVTKDSGEGKVLYFVNLLLIDHRSVLSQGSHTLYMWTYPDQEEEAITYQADKLSSATNPDVTDSMAISFLLDRYSFPVVLPNSLNTPESYGSPTSSLSPTKSTAFSHESSSSHFSPSSTPSSTDSSSLHVNSPQGPSTDTVVLRSPSSASSTNTPCLKRFREESVRYASNLPHYLRNVDWMKRRVVKDIHWLLENWDPGDLDVTVALELLSMDFADERVRGLAVQRLESLSNDDVLKYLLQLVQTLKVEPYHDSFLARYLIQRALRSKRIGHFFFWYVRSEVAGCPYFRQRMAVILEAYLLGCGQAMIDSFTQQVQAVEALQEVAIMIKNLFPDKTDLLPTAPIRLQELLRNCNLPNEFLLPFDPRIKVGVILLDKCKVMASKKKPLWLEFSPMPSPTSATPVGIIFKEGDDLRQDMLVIQTLMVMDSIWQEKSLDLNLVPYGCISTGHNIGMIEIVRDAATIAAVQRTHRGSAGAFRNDAVFEWLKSKCPLQEIHYTTVERFVKSCAGYCVATYVLGIGDRHNDNIMITDQGNLFHIDFGHILGNRKHFLGVNRERVPFVLTPDFLYVMGRVRGRNSLYFQRFRDTCTQAYLSLRSHSRLLVTLFSLMLLTGIPELSAAEDMRYLREALQEEQGEAAAREHFLQQIAECEQLGWTVQANWWIHMVAGIK, encoded by the exons ATGTTGACACTAAGCTCCTCTGAGAACAATCTGAAGTTTATCTGTGAGTTTAAGCCTGGGTCTGGTCCACTACCAGGCAGTGATGATTGCAATGCCGATATGGATTGCAAGTCAGTGTCAGTCATCATCCCCGCACAGTGCAGCATCTACCAACTGCGGCTACGCATCTGTATGCAG GCCCAGGAAAAAAACTGCCATCCAGATCCACTTACAATACTTGACCCAGAGAGATACACTCTGCTATATGCCAGGGGGGATGACTGGTATGAGGCCTACGATGACTGTCAGGTTATCAGGACATTAGACATTCCATGGTCACGTGATGACACTGGCCGCTTGTCAGCACAGATAGTGGTTAAACCTTTGGTGGCAATTGattcagaggagaagaagaaacagcagcagtgtctgGCTTACCTGATTGGACACAACCTGGAGAAAGAAGCATCCGACAGACTTGGTGAGCTCACATTTACCCGCAGGAAACTGTCATCTCCAAGAAGGCAAGAGCTAAAAAATCGGGATGACAAGTTGTATGCCACAGAGCCATGGGTAACATGTGCCCCCATTCCGACTGACCTGCAGGACAGACTAAACAGGAAGCTTCCTGTCACCCTCCATTACATGAACAAGATCAGCTTCAGCATTCAGGTTGATTTTGGTGCAACGCCAGATGTTCTCCTGAAAATTTTCAGAAGAGTGTTGGCAGACCAGGGGCTTGATGATGACACATCTGATAGTCTGGTGTTAAAAGTCTCAGGGAGGGAGGAATTTCTATCTGGAGATTACCCCCTCAGCGATTTCCACTGGGTTCGACAGTGCTTGAAGACCAACCAAgacctccacctctctgtggTACCTGAGTCACAGCTTGTTGAGGAGACTGTCCAGTTTGTGGACTGGCCGCTTGTTGATGGTTTCAGTGGCCAGTTCAGCTCCCATTGTGATCTGTGCCTTGACGGGAAAGATTTGGATGACATCTTCATGATATCCTTGTGGGACTGCAACAGAAAACTCAGAGTCAAATTGCTTGGCTTTGACATCCCAAATCCTCCAAGCAAATGCCCTCAGGCCGTTTATGTTGAAGCCTCTATACTTTATGGCAAAAAGCTTCTCTCTTCAGTGTCCTCTGTTCCCAAGGCGTTTGCAGATGAAGTGCTGTGGAATGAATGGCTAGAATTTGATGTTCTCCTCAGGGATCTGCCACGTGGAGCTAAGCTGGGTTTCACCATCAATGCAAGTGCTGGTGACATCTCCCCAGTTACCAAAGACTCAGGGGAAGGGAAGGTGCTCTACTTTGTTAATCTTCTCCTCATAGATCACAG GTCTGTCCTCAGCCAGGGCTCCCACACCCTGTACATGTGGACCTACCCTGATCAGGAGGAAGAAGCCATCACCTACCAGGCAGACAAACTGTCCTCTGCTACTAACCCAGACGTAACTGACTCCATGGCTATCAGCTTCCTTCTAGACCGCTACAGTTTCCCTGTGGTTCTGCCAAATAGCCTTAATACCCCTGAAAGTTATGGCAGTCCCACCTCCAGCCTCTCCCCAACTAAATCAACTGCCTTCTCTCATGAATCGTCTTCCTCACACTTTTCACCCAGTTCCACTCCGTCCAGCACAGATTCTTCCTCTCTGCATGTGAACTCACCTCAGGGCCCCTCAACTGACACTGTGGTTCTCAGATCTCCATCCTCAGCTTCCAGCACCAACACACCTTGCCTAAAAAGGTTCCGGGAGGAGAGCGTCCGCTATGCCTCCAACCTACCCCACTACCTGCGCAATGTTGATTGGATGAAACGCAGGGTGGTTAAGGATATTCACTGGCTACTGGAAAACTGGGATCCTGGGGATCTGGATGTTACGGTGGCCCTGGAGCTGTTAAGCATGGACTTTGCTGACGAGAGGGTCAGGGGACTTGCAGTCCAGAGATTGGAAAGCCTGTCCAATGATGATGTTTTGAAGTATTTGCTACAGCTTGTGCAG ACTCTTAAAGTGGAACCTTACCATGACAGCTTCCTTGCTCGGTACCTCATCCAAAGAGCTCTACGG AGCAAGAGAATTGgccacttcttcttctggtaTGTCCGCAGTGAGGTGGCTGGCTGTCCGTACTTCCGCCAACGCATGGCGGTGATTCTGGAGGCCTACCTGCTGGGCTGCGGCCAGGCCATGATCGACAGCTTCACCCAGCAGGTCCAAGCTGTGGAGGCCCTGCAGGAGGTTGCCATAATGATTAAAAACCTCTTCCCTGACAAGACTGACCTCCTGCCTACAG CCCCAATCAGGCTTCAAGAGCTTCTTAGAAACTGTAATCTGCCAAATGAATTCCTGCTGCCCTTTGACCCCCGCATCAAAGTTGGAGTGATCCTG CTGGACAAATGCAAGGTGATGGCCTCTAAGAAGAAGCCTCTGTGGCTGGAGTTCTCTCCCATGCCGTCCCCCACCTCTGCTACACCTGTTGGGATAATCTTCAAAGAAGGGGACGACCTCAGACAGGACATGCTGGTCATTCAG ACATTGATGGTGATGGACTCTATATGGCAGGAGAAATCTCTGGACCTCAACCTTGTTCCATATGGTTGCATCTCCACTGGACACAACATAG GTATGATTGAGATTGTGAGAGATGCAGCGACCATCGCTGCAGTGCAGAGGACCCACAGAGGAAGCGCTGGCGCTTTCAGAAACGATGCTGTGTTTGAGTGGCTCAAGTCCAAGTGTCCACTCCAGGAAATT CACTACACGACTGTGGAGAGGTTTGTGAAGTCCTGCGCCGGATACTGTGTGGCCACTTATGTGCTGGGTATCGGAGATCGACACAATGACAACATCATGATCACTGACCAGG GGAACTTGTTTCACATCGACTTTGGTCACATCCTGGGGAACAGGAAGCACTTCCTTGGTGTGAACAGGGAGCGCGTACCATTCGTCCTCACACCTGACTTCCTGTATGTCATGGGCAGGGTCAGAGGTCGCAACAGCCTCTATTTTCAACGGTTCAGG GACACTTGCACCCAGGCATACCTCTCCCTGCGCTCCCATTCTCGTCTGCTGGTCACCCTGTTCTCCCTCATGCTGCTGACCGGCATCCCAGAGCTGAGCGCTGCAGAGGACATGCGATACCTGCGGGAGGCGCTCCAGGAGGAACAGGGTGAGGCAGCAGCCAGGGAGCATTTCCTCCAGCAGATCGCTGAGTGTGAGCAGCTTGGCTGGACTGTGCAGGCCAACTGGTGGATCCACATGGTGGCAGGCATCAAatga